A genome region from Camelina sativa cultivar DH55 chromosome 10, Cs, whole genome shotgun sequence includes the following:
- the LOC104720637 gene encoding uncharacterized protein LOC104720637: protein MSNWSSDQEVDDIVEEEVDSIVEEIQYNYTHPDVPPAPIIRRVHIERDREEGHTRLWNDYFSDNPTYTNDMFRRRFRMNKPLFLRIVTAIENGVPYFRQRRDATGRLGLSALQKCTAVIRLMAYGYSADAVDEYLRLAETTSHKCLLHFVEGVINLFGNEYLRRPTAKDLQRLLNIGEQRGFPGMIGSIDCMDWEWKNCPTA from the coding sequence ATGTCTAATTGGAGTTCCgatcaagaagttgatgataTTGTAGAAGAGGAAGTTGATAGTATAGTGGAGGAGATCCAATACAACTACACTCACCCAGATGTACCACCAGCTCCAATAATCCGAAGAGTGCACATTGAGAGAGACCGCGAAGAAGGCCACACTCGgttgtggaatgattattttagtgataatccGACTTACACTAACGATATGTTCCGTCGtcgctttagaatgaacaaaccattgttcCTTCGTATTGTTACCGCTATTGAGAATGGAGTACCATACTTCAGACAAAGACGAGATGCTACTGGAAGGCTTGGTCTTTctgcacttcaaaaatgtacgGCAGTTATTCGTTTGATGGCTTACGGATATTCGGCAGATGCGGTGGATGAATATTTACGACTCGCTGAAACAACCTCCCACAAATGCCTTCTACATTTTGTCGAGGGAGTTATAAATCTTTTTGGCAACGAGTATCTCAGAAGACCTACAGCGAAAGACCTCCAACGATTACTGAATATTGGAGAACAACGCGGTTTCCCCGGAATGATAgggagcatagattgtatggattgggagtggaagaattgtcccactgCATGA